In the Chroococcidiopsis sp. SAG 2025 genome, one interval contains:
- a CDS encoding IS5 family transposase (programmed frameshift) gives MSRKAYKSDLTDREWQIIEPLIPPVRPGGHPRTVDMREVVNAIFYLLKTGCAWEMLPHDFPPYSTVYYYFRRWQKRGIWQQINLALREQVRMKLGKSHQATAAIVDSQSVKTTRKKGEVSGFDGSKLVKGRKRHVVVDPQGLLMGVVITEANASERLGAIVALLEECYNSKSLELIWADSGYSGENFAQAVMVVCGAEVEIVKRITDGFEVLPRRWVVERTFGWLGRYRRLSKDYELLPEISESMVYAAMVRLMLRRLAA, from the exons ATGAGTAGAAAAGCTTACAAAAGTGATTTAACCGATCGAGAATGGCAAATCATTGAACCATTAATTCCACCTGTAAGACCAGGAGGACATCCACGTACTGTGGATATGCGTGAGGTAGTAAATGCCATCTTTTATTTGCTGAAAACTGGCTGTGCTTGGGAGATGCTACCACATGACTTCCCACCCTATTCAACGGTTTATTATTACTTTCGGCGTTGGCAAAAACGAGGAATTTGGCAGCAGATAAATCTTGCCTTACGTGAACAAGTACGGATGAAGCTGGGCAAATCTCATCAAGCTACTGCTGCAATTGTGGATAGCCAGTCCGTAAAAACGAC ACGGAAAAAAGGGGAAGTATCCGGCTTTGATGGCAGCAAGCTAGTTAAAGGTCGCAAACGCCATGTCGTAGTAGATCCTCAAGGACTACTAATGGGTGTAGTAATCACCGAAGCTAATGCTTCAGAACGATTAGGAGCAATAGTGGCATTGCTAGAAGAGTGCTATAACTCTAAGTCTTTAGAGCTAATTTGGGCAGATAGTGGCTACAGTGGAGAGAATTTTGCACAAGCTGTAATGGTAGTCTGCGGTGCAGAAGTAGAAATAGTTAAGCGGATTACAGATGGGTTTGAAGTTTTGCCCAGAAGATGGGTAGTTGAACGAACTTTTGGCTGGCTAGGACGCTATCGACGACTAAGTAAGGATTATGAACTCCTACCGGAAATAAGTGAATCTATGGTCTACGCTGCTATGGTACGGCTGATGCTGAGACGACTAGCTGCTTGA
- a CDS encoding IS701 family transposase, protein MKDQVPAAMPQCFENWCRRFDDVFSRQKQRQEFRVYLGGLLGESQRKNLSQLVTNTVDGSYNSLRHFLNNAPWDEVKLNNRRLEVMHQCRQTTPSQGFTLIVDDSGHRKSGAATDGVGRQYIGEIGKTDNGIVLLTTYLYDGVRRLPLDVALYQHASLFEQGKADPNFQKKPDLALDLVDQCLKRGYRPGVTVIDAGYGNNTPFLKQLESRNLTYVAAIAKNRQVTAQTSGDESARKQGLEAIAQTLAVEQFTPVQLNLEQPRTVWVALLPVHVPKLEGTRWLAIQLNASSFEQATEVDYFLTNASDNQVSAAWVAQTYSARNWVEVFYREAKGWLGLSEYQVRDALSMKRHWVLVFIAYTFILWHQLTGGFRRRWATKPLQTFAEALEAFRTAVEFRLVRWLNEHVDVFASHRAKFGYIWA, encoded by the coding sequence GTGAAAGATCAAGTACCAGCAGCGATGCCGCAGTGCTTTGAGAACTGGTGTCGTCGGTTTGATGATGTATTTTCGCGTCAGAAGCAGCGGCAGGAATTTCGTGTTTATCTAGGGGGACTGCTGGGTGAGAGTCAGCGCAAAAACCTGAGCCAACTGGTCACAAATACAGTAGATGGCTCCTACAACAGCCTCAGACATTTTCTCAACAATGCCCCTTGGGATGAAGTCAAGCTAAATAATCGGCGGTTGGAGGTGATGCACCAGTGTCGCCAGACGACCCCGAGTCAAGGTTTCACATTGATTGTAGATGATTCGGGACATCGCAAAAGTGGTGCGGCTACTGATGGGGTAGGACGGCAGTACATTGGGGAGATTGGCAAGACTGACAATGGTATTGTGCTGCTGACTACCTACTTGTATGATGGAGTGCGACGTCTGCCGTTAGATGTTGCACTCTATCAACACGCAAGTTTATTCGAGCAAGGCAAGGCAGACCCCAACTTCCAGAAAAAACCTGACCTGGCTCTAGACTTGGTTGACCAATGCTTGAAGCGCGGTTATCGACCGGGTGTGACTGTAATTGATGCAGGCTACGGTAATAACACGCCTTTTCTCAAGCAGTTGGAGTCGAGAAACCTAACTTACGTGGCAGCAATCGCCAAAAACCGCCAAGTTACTGCTCAAACATCAGGTGATGAGTCTGCTCGTAAGCAGGGATTAGAAGCTATTGCTCAAACCTTGGCAGTGGAGCAGTTCACACCTGTGCAACTCAATCTGGAGCAGCCCCGGACAGTTTGGGTGGCGCTGTTACCAGTTCACGTTCCGAAGCTCGAAGGCACTCGCTGGCTGGCGATTCAACTCAATGCCTCTAGTTTCGAGCAAGCGACGGAGGTGGATTACTTTCTCACCAATGCCTCTGACAACCAAGTCAGTGCGGCTTGGGTAGCTCAAACATATTCTGCTCGCAACTGGGTGGAGGTCTTCTATCGAGAAGCCAAGGGCTGGTTGGGTTTGAGTGAGTATCAAGTTCGGGATGCTCTGAGTATGAAGCGTCATTGGGTTTTAGTGTTCATCGCTTACACCTTCATCCTTTGGCATCAGTTGACCGGCGGATTCCGCAGACGTTGGGCAACCAAACCCTTACAAACCTTTGCCGAAGCATTGGAGGCATTCCGCACCGCAGTCGAGTTTCGTTTGGTCCGCTGGCTTAATGAGCATGTTGATGTATTTGCCTCTCACAGAGCTAAGTTCGGCTATATTTGGGCTTAG
- a CDS encoding DUF3102 domain-containing protein: MELDFSIKGKVQYDTTSRAQAIQEAVMNGDRNLTNALECFKRAGQLLLEQKQDCKHGEFQKWVEDNCGFSYRSAKNYMELEQNWSLLSNVKEKGNGVALLSLRGALKLIRTSKHQEYKALNPSKNAVRKSEKYKKTPDNSPFENSPLQNSTVEAQAEVTVVEKEELALDTYEPNRFQPGFVGASREELVGYIRELESDLERVEADLYKLGAVVKQIPGEADIATLANLLKVKPKTKAQIKREEKKRKVALAPILPCPLEMGYENARLKAENARLKDEVERLKPVPINVDELGSREVKGLAQRLGLNQNLSTEETRELVREALANRDNLIKARQLLGQTEAEILKAKVAEQQEIIDLWQQSHQYYVGKGSFWLVLDASPIEPPDTIRAKYRRLIGFWHPDRNPLPVAHEITAQINRAWASYERNYITRKPA, encoded by the coding sequence ATGGAGCTAGATTTCTCGATCAAAGGTAAGGTGCAGTACGACACCACATCTCGCGCTCAAGCCATACAAGAGGCTGTTATGAATGGCGACCGCAACCTCACCAATGCCCTTGAGTGCTTTAAGCGCGCAGGGCAGTTGTTGCTGGAACAAAAACAGGATTGTAAACACGGGGAGTTTCAAAAATGGGTTGAGGATAACTGTGGCTTCAGCTACAGGTCAGCTAAAAACTATATGGAGTTAGAGCAGAATTGGTCTTTGTTAAGTAATGTAAAGGAAAAAGGCAACGGCGTTGCACTTTTGAGTCTCAGGGGGGCATTAAAGCTGATACGGACTTCTAAACACCAGGAGTATAAAGCATTGAACCCCAGCAAAAACGCTGTACGGAAAAGCGAGAAGTATAAAAAAACACCGGATAATTCGCCGTTCGAGAATTCTCCGTTACAAAACTCAACAGTCGAGGCTCAGGCTGAAGTGACCGTTGTTGAAAAAGAAGAGTTAGCCCTAGACACTTATGAACCAAACAGATTCCAGCCGGGGTTTGTAGGAGCGAGTAGAGAGGAGTTGGTGGGTTATATCCGTGAATTGGAAAGCGATTTGGAGCGCGTAGAGGCGGATTTATATAAGTTGGGTGCGGTAGTTAAGCAGATACCGGGGGAAGCGGATATAGCGACGTTAGCGAATCTTTTGAAGGTTAAACCGAAGACTAAAGCCCAGATTAAAAGGGAAGAGAAAAAGAGAAAAGTGGCGTTGGCTCCGATTCTCCCCTGCCCGCTAGAGATGGGTTACGAGAATGCCAGACTTAAAGCGGAGAATGCAAGGCTGAAGGATGAGGTGGAGCGGTTGAAGCCCGTGCCGATCAATGTGGATGAGCTTGGGTCGAGAGAAGTGAAAGGGCTGGCACAGCGATTAGGGTTGAATCAAAATCTTAGTACTGAAGAGACACGGGAACTGGTTAGAGAGGCATTGGCGAATCGTGACAACCTAATCAAAGCGAGACAGTTGTTAGGACAGACCGAGGCGGAAATATTGAAAGCCAAGGTTGCCGAACAACAAGAGATAATAGACCTTTGGCAGCAAAGCCACCAATACTATGTGGGTAAGGGTTCCTTTTGGTTGGTGTTAGATGCTAGCCCTATCGAACCCCCGGACACTATTAGAGCCAAATACAGGCGTTTGATTGGTTTTTGGCATCCCGATCGCAATCCCCTACCTGTCGCTCATGAAATTACTGCCCAAATAAATCGCGCCTGGGCATCTTACGAAAGAAATTACATTACACGCAAACCCGCTTGA
- a CDS encoding helix-turn-helix transcriptional regulator, with translation MEKNMIRWRLKEVMARHDISVKDLAAALDVNPTAVSNLRKTEMPRINGAQLNALCLNLQRLSKLPEAITPADLIEYYNDDLAVRLARRQQASFEEPYPQPPEYRGGF, from the coding sequence ATGGAAAAGAATATGATCAGGTGGCGATTAAAAGAGGTAATGGCAAGGCATGACATATCGGTGAAAGATTTGGCAGCAGCATTGGATGTGAACCCTACTGCCGTATCAAATCTCCGCAAAACTGAAATGCCGCGTATCAATGGAGCGCAATTGAACGCTTTATGCTTAAATCTCCAAAGACTCAGTAAGCTACCGGAAGCGATTACACCCGCCGATTTAATCGAGTATTACAACGATGACTTAGCTGTCCGTTTAGCCAGACGACAGCAAGCCTCTTTTGAAGAACCTTACCCTCAACCACCTGAATATAGGGGGGGTTTTTAA